The Drosophila innubila isolate TH190305 chromosome 2L unlocalized genomic scaffold, UK_Dinn_1.0 4_B_2L, whole genome shotgun sequence genome segment aaaattttattttagcctttaatcatcttaatagcacatttataaataagcactaaattttaattgaaaagaataaaaattgaaagtctTTCGCCTACGGCAGGACTCAAACCCACGAACATTGTCTGACTTTCCGCCCACGACCGATCGGACgccaattttttatataacatgttaactcaattttcatgttatcAAGATAGATTTAATTACTTTCCAACGCTAtcttatcaaatcaaacagtaaaaattattatttgaatatcttccatatttactgtccgatcggaatgaaattttcagcaaacatCTAGAACACTTCCCGCTTCGTCTAACCAAAATCTAGACTCTCCAGCTTATAGactgttcttataatttggttGTGAAATTTCTAAGTCAATTATTAGGCGGTAAAGGGTGcgtgaaaaaattttataacaaactttatctgcttgcaatatagaggaacccaattaccaagtttggtgtctctagctattaaattgctcttataatatggatatcaaaatttctaagtcgatttttaggcggtaaagggggtGTGGCCAAACAAACTTTATCTACCTactgaccaagtttggtgtctctagcttttaaattgctcttataatatggatatcaaaatttcttagttgatttttgggcggtaaagggggcgtggccaaatttttaaacaaacttgatctgcttgcaaaatacaggaacctacataccaagtttggtgtctgtAGCTCTTACAGTCTCTGGGATCTAGATGTTCATACAGACGCCAGGACGTCAGGATAGACGGACagattgatgctgatcaagaatatatatctttatggggtctgccacgcctccttctgcctgttacgcacatattctttaaaacaaacaaaatagatCCCTGTACTTTCTTTAAGTACGGGGACtaaaaaattttggaaaaatggcgcttacgttatttatgcaaatagggctcgatATAATACAAACCCAGATTTAAATGCTGTTAGTTTGGCTAAGATGtctcaataaaataaaaaagcttacCATACTAATGCTTGATTCTCGACCAATCGTTtctatgtcagctatatgatataataattagatacaaaaatttgatttgacaGAAATATAGATGAACCTAAATGCTAGCACTTATAGTCTCTGACATCTGTTCATaaagacggacggacagacggatatggctaaatcgactcgactgttgatgctgattaagaatatatatactttatggggtctgccacgcatTTTTTTCCGTGCTACGCActgtttttaaacaaacttaattgatCCCTGTACTTTATTTAAGATGTTTTATTCgtgcaaaaaaattttgaggTGGAGCATCCAAtgtcaacaaaacaaataaaaaataatgtttggAAAAATTTACCGAAGCCGTACCAGTACAAACCAGGAACTGTAatcattaaaagttttattataaaactaaataaataatcatctttctatgagttttattattttacttatgattacttttgagaaaaaaaaaacaaaactgttagcataatgattatttcttgagttttctttttatgaatCAAAAATGAAACTCAAGTTGGTCAAAATAacaccttgagttttatatttgattcaaaaaaataaaactcaagaaataatcaatatGCTAAgagtcttttttttgtatcctcaaaaataatgattatttcatgagtaaaataataaaagttataaatcgtaagatcatggtgaaattgCAAAGAGTACCATTAAAGAAAAGTTTAGGTATATTTCACGTATTTttactagaagtgaatgatttattcaattaaaaaaaaaaacaaaataattaatatttactgtccctggtacaaacgtttcggtttcagttcttgaaaaatgattaatttcgTTTCCGGTACTAATAAAAATTGGTCGGTTAATTTCGATTAACACGCGGTTCCGGTAATATTCCCTTATTTAAGCtgatcatttattattattttgaatatgtaatttttagaccccgtacttaaaaaaaatacaggggtctattgggtttgttttaacgaatatgtgcaatataaagcatatatattcttgatcagcatcaatagccaagtcgataaagcaatgtccgtctgtctgtatgaacacctagatctcagagactataagagctagacataccaaacttggtatgtagatttctttatattgcaagcagatcaagtttgtttcagaatttggccacgccccctttaccgccttAAAATCGACAGAGAAactttcatatccaaattataagaacaaattaaagctagtgacaccaaacttggtaggTAGATTCCTCTacattgcaggcagatcaagtttgtttcttttttgaatcggactactatatcatatagcgcccataggaacaatcggtcaaaaatcatgtttttgtataaaaaactattttgtttaatgagatatcctaaccaaactgatacaataagcatataacttggttttatacattctgtagaaagttggtttaaatcggagcactatatcatatagctgtcatatgaccgatcgggtgaaaatcaagtcttagtatgaaaaacttttgtttaatgggatatcgtaaccaaactgagacaatatgcataaaacttggttttatatagcctgtccaaagttggtttaaatcggaccactatttCCTATAGCTGTAATATGATCGATCGGGCGAAAAGCaaatcttagtatgaaaatcatttatgttttatgagacattgtaacaaATCTTattgaatatgcatttaagcttactaaatattcttaagtttttgccattattagtttttgccatagtaagtacggagtctccgacagtcgagtttgctcgactgtagcaccggcccactagttcaTATCTTGTCTTCCATTTCATAAAGCATTTTGAGCCAAATTGTTTTGTtactttataataatataatataagaaaTGACAACTTGAATTTTTCCGAAAAATTATGTCAGTGTTAACTAGGAGagtatcataaatattttgatttataacaGATGGTTGATGTATTTGTGTGAACGCTGATAGTCCCTATTATttgacattattttttttttcttgtaataGCCATAGTTGTTACTCTGACAGCAATTAaactaagaattaaataatatcatTATTAGGCATTTCACTTATCGAAGAATACCAATTCTACTTCTATTTCAGAATGTATGGAATTCgcagaaattgaaaatttttgtccaaagGGTGGACTTATCAGGGATGGCATTCCGGCAGAGCCGCATGAAGCACCATTTCTGGTGTCAGTTCAATTAAGCAATCCAGGTGAAAAAATTTACTCTTGGGAATGCGGTGGTACATTGATAGATCCAAAGTTTGTTCTCACTGCAGCACATTGCTTTGAAAGATTAGAAGATAATCCGAAATTGTAAGTCTTCATTTGATTGCGTTCCGAACAgatgacttttaaaattgaattttgtatttttagagAGGTGTCCGTGCTTTTAGGTGCCCATTATAGAAATGACTCCGGCGAACGTATCATGGCCAGCGTAAGGTTTCATCCTGAATACAATGACTCCAATAGAACGTTCGGTGACATTGCTCTGTTGGAACTTAACAGGGTCGCAAATATtactaagaaaaatataagaccAGCTTGCTTACCTAAAACTAATGGCAGTGATACCAAAGAATTTGTGGTTGCTGGTTGGGGATATAATATTGGTATGACTCAGCCGAATGGATTATTAAAGACAACTTTAGTACAAAAGGATATTGAGAGTTGCCCTACAGAAA includes the following:
- the LOC117779482 gene encoding trypsin-7-like, which gives rise to MNYLNLLNILLILSLEVASSFSKSCPNNTECISIYNCTYYEQLYKATRDYASIIRCNKRDGTVCCPIEEKPTISEKKCMEFAEIENFCPKGGLIRDGIPAEPHEAPFLVSVQLSNPGEKIYSWECGGTLIDPKFVLTAAHCFERLEDNPKLEVSVLLGAHYRNDSGERIMASVRFHPEYNDSNRTFGDIALLELNRVANITKKNIRPACLPKTNGSDTKEFVVAGWGYNIGMTQPNGLLKTTLVQKDIESCPTERKTDINKQICAAPPGDYGDVCQGDSGGPLFVGYPYRDDCFFAIMALVSRGKVCDARGSYTIHTRLFYYREWIEKEVWPEETIKP